Proteins from a single region of Pseudomonas fulva:
- a CDS encoding serine hydrolase domain-containing protein, with product MQIQGYFDLKFEAVKDAFAALFDDLQERGAALCVQVGGETVVDIWAGVADKDGQQAWHSDTILNLFSCTKPFTAVTALQLVGEGKLELDAPVARYWPEFAAAGKERITLRHLLSHQAGLPAIRASLPAEALYDWQTMTAAMAAEAPWWALGEGHGYAPITFGWLVGELLRRVEGRGPGESIVARTARPLGLDFHVGLADEEFHRVATISRGKGNLGDGAAQRMLKTMMTDAQAMTTRAFTNPPSIMTSTNKPEWRRMQQPAANGHGNARSLAGFYSGLLDGSLLDSQLLAELTREHSVGEDRTLLTSTRFGLGCMLDQPTVANATYGMGPGAFGHPGAGGTTGFADPERDVAVGFVTNNLGPFVLMDPRAQKLAVILCECF from the coding sequence GTGCAGATTCAGGGTTACTTCGACCTCAAGTTCGAAGCGGTAAAAGACGCGTTCGCGGCCTTGTTCGACGACCTGCAGGAGCGTGGCGCCGCGCTGTGCGTGCAGGTGGGGGGCGAAACCGTGGTGGACATCTGGGCCGGGGTCGCCGACAAGGACGGCCAGCAGGCCTGGCACAGCGATACCATTCTCAACCTGTTCTCCTGCACCAAACCGTTTACTGCGGTAACCGCCTTGCAGCTGGTGGGCGAGGGCAAACTCGAGCTGGATGCGCCAGTCGCGCGTTACTGGCCGGAGTTCGCCGCTGCGGGCAAGGAGCGCATCACCCTGCGCCATTTGCTCAGCCACCAGGCCGGGCTGCCGGCGATCCGCGCCAGCCTGCCTGCCGAAGCACTTTACGACTGGCAGACCATGACCGCCGCCATGGCCGCCGAGGCGCCCTGGTGGGCGCTGGGCGAGGGTCACGGTTATGCGCCGATCACCTTCGGCTGGCTGGTCGGCGAGTTGCTGCGGCGGGTCGAGGGGCGTGGCCCGGGCGAGTCGATCGTGGCACGTACCGCCAGGCCGCTGGGCCTGGATTTTCACGTCGGCCTGGCGGACGAGGAGTTCCACCGCGTCGCCACCATCAGTCGCGGCAAGGGCAACCTGGGGGATGGGGCAGCGCAGCGCATGCTCAAGACCATGATGACCGACGCCCAGGCGATGACCACCCGGGCGTTCACCAACCCGCCGTCGATCATGACCAGCACCAACAAACCCGAGTGGCGACGCATGCAGCAGCCCGCCGCCAATGGCCATGGCAACGCCCGCAGCCTGGCCGGATTCTACAGCGGCCTGCTCGATGGCAGCCTGCTCGACAGCCAGTTGCTCGCTGAACTCACCCGTGAACACAGTGTCGGTGAGGACAGAACATTGCTGACGTCGACCCGTTTCGGCCTCGGCTGCATGCTCGACCAGCCCACCGTGGCGAATGCTACCTACGGCATGGGGCCAGGCGCCTTCGGCCACCCCGGTGCCGGCGGTACCACCGGTTTCGCCGACCCGGAGCGCGATGTGGCGGTGGGTTTCGTTACGAATAACCTGGGGCCGTTCGTCTTAATGGATCCGCGTGCACAGAAACTTGCGGTTATCTTATGTGAGTGTTTTTAA
- a CDS encoding CopD family protein → MPPYSLVYTLHLLAALIWVGGMFFAWMVLRPAAGTLQAPERLTLWLEVFRRFFVWVWMAVVVLPVSGIGLLHMGFSGFDGAPRYVQVMMGLYLAMLALFLRIQALQLPGMRRAVEAQDWPAAGAVLVRIRRLVAVNLLLGLAVVALAAARPSL, encoded by the coding sequence ATGCCCCCCTATTCCCTCGTCTACACCTTGCACCTGCTCGCGGCGCTGATCTGGGTCGGCGGCATGTTCTTCGCGTGGATGGTGTTGCGTCCGGCCGCCGGCACCCTGCAGGCGCCGGAGCGCCTAACGTTGTGGCTCGAGGTTTTCCGCCGCTTCTTCGTGTGGGTGTGGATGGCCGTCGTGGTGTTGCCGGTCAGCGGCATCGGCCTGCTGCACATGGGCTTCAGCGGTTTCGATGGTGCGCCGCGCTACGTGCAGGTGATGATGGGCCTGTACTTGGCCATGCTGGCACTGTTCCTGCGCATCCAGGCGCTGCAACTGCCCGGCATGCGCCGCGCCGTCGAGGCGCAGGACTGGCCGGCAGCAGGCGCCGTGCTGGTGCGTATCCGCCGCCTGGTCGCTGTCAACCTGCTGCTGGGTCTGGCCGTGGTGGCCCTTGCCGCGGCGCGACCCAGCCTTTAA
- the dinG gene encoding ATP-dependent DNA helicase DinG, whose amino-acid sequence MLSTELKTQIQGAYSRFLESKGLKPRYGQRLMIAEVAKVLGTIKADDEGRRLGDPAVVAVEAGTGTGKTVAYCMAAIPTAKAAGKRLVLATATVALQEQIVHKDLPDLMRNSGLNFSFALAKGRGRYLCLSKLDVLLQEGQAQSSTAQLFEEEGFRIDVDEEGQKLFTSMIEKLAGNKWDGDRDSWPQELEDSRWAQLTTDHSQCTGRHCPNFGQCTFYKAREGMGKVDVIVTNHDMVLADLALGGGAVLPDPRDTLYVFDEGHHLPDKAIGHFAHFTRLRSTADWLEQIAKNLSKLLAQHPLPGDLGRLIEQVPELARELKSHQQFMFSACEQVADFKPGEDMEGRERPRHRFVGGVVPEHLIELGLELKKGFSKLNDLFTGVTEKLKEAMDGETSIGIASHQAEEWYPLFGSLLARAQGTWELWLAFTAEDPENSPPMARWLTLAESGALFDIEVNASPILAAETLRRNLWSVAYGALVTSATLTALGTFDRYRMRAGLPKVAATAVVPSPFHHADAGVLRVPDLKADPRNAAEHTAAIIRELPALVQGSRGTLVLFSSRRQMQDVFDGLERDWRKRVFIQGNLSKQETLNKHKARVDSGEESVLFGLASFAEGVDLPGAYCEHVVIAKIPFAVPDDPVEAALAEWIEARGGNPFMEIAVPDASLRLVQACGRLLRTEEDRGTITLLDRRVVTQRYGKAILNALPPFRREIS is encoded by the coding sequence ATGCTCAGCACCGAACTCAAGACCCAGATTCAGGGCGCCTACTCCCGTTTTCTCGAATCCAAGGGCCTCAAGCCTCGCTACGGGCAACGCCTGATGATCGCCGAGGTCGCCAAGGTACTGGGCACCATCAAGGCCGACGACGAAGGGCGCCGGCTCGGTGATCCCGCCGTGGTGGCCGTCGAGGCCGGCACCGGCACCGGCAAGACCGTGGCCTATTGCATGGCCGCCATTCCCACCGCCAAGGCGGCGGGCAAGCGCCTGGTGCTGGCGACCGCCACCGTGGCGCTGCAGGAGCAGATCGTGCACAAGGACCTGCCCGATCTGATGCGCAACAGCGGCCTGAATTTCAGCTTCGCCCTGGCCAAGGGCCGCGGTCGTTACCTGTGCCTGTCCAAGCTCGACGTGCTGCTGCAGGAAGGCCAGGCGCAGAGTTCCACGGCGCAGCTGTTCGAGGAGGAGGGCTTTCGCATCGATGTGGACGAGGAAGGCCAGAAGCTGTTCACCTCCATGATCGAGAAGCTCGCCGGCAACAAATGGGACGGTGACCGTGACAGCTGGCCCCAGGAGCTGGAAGACAGCCGCTGGGCGCAGCTGACCACCGACCACAGCCAGTGCACCGGCCGCCATTGCCCGAACTTCGGGCAGTGCACCTTCTACAAGGCCCGCGAAGGCATGGGCAAGGTCGACGTGATCGTCACCAACCACGACATGGTGCTGGCCGACCTCGCCCTGGGCGGCGGCGCCGTGTTGCCCGACCCGCGCGACACCCTGTACGTGTTCGACGAAGGCCATCACCTGCCCGACAAGGCCATCGGCCACTTCGCCCATTTCACCCGCCTGCGCTCCACGGCCGACTGGCTCGAGCAGATCGCCAAGAACCTCAGCAAGCTCTTGGCCCAGCACCCGCTGCCGGGCGATCTCGGCCGGCTGATCGAGCAGGTGCCGGAGCTGGCCCGCGAGCTGAAGAGCCACCAGCAGTTCATGTTCAGCGCCTGCGAGCAGGTGGCGGACTTCAAGCCCGGCGAGGACATGGAAGGGCGAGAACGGCCGCGCCACCGTTTCGTCGGCGGCGTGGTGCCCGAGCACCTGATCGAACTGGGCCTGGAACTGAAGAAGGGTTTTTCCAAGCTCAACGACCTGTTCACCGGCGTGACCGAAAAGCTCAAGGAAGCCATGGACGGTGAGACCAGCATCGGCATCGCCAGCCATCAGGCCGAGGAGTGGTACCCGCTGTTCGGCAGCCTGCTGGCGCGCGCCCAGGGCACCTGGGAGCTGTGGTTGGCGTTCACCGCCGAAGATCCCGAGAACAGCCCGCCCATGGCGCGCTGGCTGACCCTGGCCGAGAGCGGCGCGCTGTTCGATATCGAGGTCAACGCCAGCCCGATCCTGGCGGCCGAAACCCTCAGGCGCAACCTGTGGAGCGTCGCCTACGGCGCGCTGGTCACCTCGGCGACCCTTACCGCGTTGGGCACCTTCGACCGTTACCGCATGCGCGCCGGCCTGCCCAAGGTCGCGGCGACGGCGGTGGTGCCCAGCCCCTTCCACCATGCCGACGCCGGCGTGCTGCGCGTGCCGGACCTCAAGGCCGATCCGCGCAACGCCGCCGAGCACACCGCGGCGATCATCCGCGAACTGCCGGCGCTGGTGCAGGGTTCGCGCGGCACGCTGGTGCTGTTTTCCTCGCGTCGGCAGATGCAGGACGTGTTCGACGGCCTGGAGCGTGACTGGCGCAAGCGCGTGTTCATCCAGGGCAACCTGTCCAAGCAGGAAACCCTCAACAAGCACAAGGCGCGAGTCGACAGCGGCGAGGAGAGCGTGCTGTTCGGCCTGGCCAGCTTCGCCGAGGGCGTCGACCTTCCGGGCGCCTACTGCGAGCACGTGGTGATCGCCAAGATTCCCTTCGCCGTGCCGGACGATCCGGTCGAGGCGGCCCTGGCCGAATGGATCGAAGCGCGCGGCGGCAACCCGTTCATGGAAATCGCCGTACCCGACGCCTCGTTGCGCCTGGTGCAGGCGTGCGGGCGCCTGCTGCGCACCGAAGAGGACCGCGGCACCATCACCCTGCTGGATCGGCGGGTGGTCACCCAGCGCTATGGCAAGGCGATCCTCAACGCGCTGCCGCCGTTCCGACGGGAAATCAGCTAG
- a CDS encoding beta-agarase: MKRLALVTLLGLPALGHAADRQELFNFVRPMDAVQVSGDNAYLPSVTAESAAQGEILRRVSFNPSERPTLRLTPQTGTWDWSEASAMSLRVQNAMDWALTLDVTIESADGKRLTSQIALPAGPAQTLLMPLGATSPRAQGMRAGAPMPWRYDGRLLLLAETVKGEIDLRNVSAVTLSIPNPQAAQHILLGRFGVRGSGDLEQAYKGIVDGYGQFTRRDWPGKIKNDEQLRQGVVQEDKQLQAWQAEHPKQDIYGGWIGGPSFEATGFFRTEKRGGRWFLVTPEGNPFYSLGVNTVTGTQSQTYVEGREKMFSALPAESEPLAAFYGSGSNESDTGANRGRDFDKGRWYDFYAANLQRTYGEQKPQLWRERAQNRLQAWGFNTLGNWSDNDFALDKRMPYSIPLSIHGDYATISTGIDWWGGMPDPFDPRFAMAAERAIAIATRDHRDDPWVMGYYADNELAWAGPAEDPLSRYALAYATLRLTTDVPAKRAFLKQLRDKYRNQEGLSKAWGIDLKAWELMEDPGFEAPPVNPAYPAIENDMKRFLRLFADTYFKTIADSLDWHTPNHLLLGGRFSASIPEAVQACAEYCDVLSFNFYTREPQHGYDFEALRKLDKPLLVTEFHFGSRDRGPFWGGVAEVYKEEERGPAYANFLKKALEEPQIVGVHWFQYLDQPVTGRLLDGENGHLGLVAITDRPWDGFVSAVRKANLSVPPLVLEQAAQEPEPTPAAAPAGEAVPAPAPAVDGDAPAAEAKP, from the coding sequence ATCAAGCGCCTGGCGCTGGTCACGCTGCTCGGCCTGCCGGCCCTGGGCCATGCGGCCGATCGCCAGGAGCTGTTCAACTTCGTACGGCCGATGGACGCCGTGCAGGTGTCCGGCGACAACGCCTACCTGCCCAGCGTCACGGCCGAAAGCGCCGCCCAGGGCGAGATCCTGCGCCGCGTGTCCTTCAACCCGAGCGAGCGTCCGACCCTGCGCCTGACGCCGCAAACCGGCACCTGGGACTGGTCCGAGGCGAGCGCCATGAGCCTGCGCGTGCAGAACGCTATGGACTGGGCGCTGACTCTGGACGTCACCATCGAAAGTGCCGATGGCAAGCGCCTGACCAGCCAGATCGCCCTGCCTGCCGGCCCGGCGCAGACGCTGCTGATGCCGCTGGGCGCCACCTCGCCGCGAGCCCAGGGCATGCGCGCCGGGGCACCGATGCCCTGGCGTTACGACGGCCGCCTGTTGCTGCTGGCAGAAACCGTGAAGGGTGAAATCGACCTCAGGAACGTCTCCGCCGTGACCCTGTCGATCCCCAACCCCCAGGCCGCGCAGCACATACTGCTGGGCCGCTTCGGCGTGCGTGGCAGCGGCGATCTGGAGCAGGCCTACAAGGGGATCGTCGATGGCTACGGTCAGTTCACCCGCCGCGACTGGCCGGGCAAGATCAAGAACGACGAGCAGCTGCGCCAGGGCGTGGTCCAGGAAGACAAGCAGTTGCAGGCCTGGCAGGCCGAGCATCCCAAGCAGGACATCTATGGTGGCTGGATCGGCGGCCCGTCGTTCGAGGCCACCGGGTTTTTCCGCACCGAGAAACGCGGTGGGCGCTGGTTCCTGGTCACCCCGGAAGGCAATCCCTTCTATTCGCTGGGCGTGAACACCGTGACCGGCACCCAGAGCCAGACCTATGTAGAAGGGCGCGAGAAGATGTTCAGTGCCCTGCCGGCCGAGAGTGAGCCACTGGCCGCGTTCTATGGCAGTGGCAGCAACGAATCCGATACTGGCGCCAACCGCGGCCGCGATTTCGACAAGGGTCGCTGGTACGACTTTTACGCCGCCAACCTGCAGCGCACCTATGGTGAGCAGAAGCCCCAGCTGTGGCGCGAGCGTGCGCAGAACCGCCTGCAGGCCTGGGGCTTCAACACCCTGGGCAACTGGAGCGACAACGACTTCGCCCTCGACAAGCGCATGCCCTACAGCATTCCGTTGTCCATCCATGGCGACTACGCCACCATCAGCACCGGCATCGACTGGTGGGGCGGCATGCCCGACCCGTTCGACCCGCGGTTCGCCATGGCCGCCGAACGCGCCATCGCCATCGCCACCCGTGACCACCGTGACGATCCCTGGGTGATGGGCTACTACGCCGACAACGAACTGGCCTGGGCCGGGCCGGCAGAGGATCCGCTGTCGCGCTATGCGCTGGCCTACGCCACGCTGCGCCTGACTACCGACGTGCCGGCCAAGCGGGCCTTCCTCAAGCAACTGCGCGACAAGTACCGCAACCAGGAAGGGCTGTCCAAGGCCTGGGGCATCGACCTCAAGGCCTGGGAACTGATGGAGGACCCGGGCTTCGAGGCGCCACCGGTCAACCCGGCCTACCCGGCCATCGAAAACGACATGAAGCGCTTCTTGCGCCTGTTCGCCGATACCTACTTCAAGACCATCGCCGACTCCCTCGACTGGCACACGCCCAACCACCTGCTGCTGGGCGGCCGCTTTTCCGCGAGCATTCCCGAGGCGGTGCAAGCCTGCGCCGAGTACTGCGACGTGCTGAGCTTCAACTTCTACACCCGCGAGCCGCAGCATGGCTATGACTTCGAGGCCCTGCGCAAGCTGGACAAGCCGTTGCTGGTCACCGAGTTCCATTTCGGCTCCCGCGACCGTGGCCCGTTCTGGGGCGGCGTTGCCGAGGTGTACAAGGAAGAGGAGCGGGGCCCGGCCTATGCCAACTTCCTGAAAAAGGCCCTGGAAGAGCCGCAGATCGTCGGCGTGCACTGGTTCCAGTACCTCGATCAGCCGGTCACCGGGCGCCTGCTCGACGGCGAGAACGGTCACCTGGGCCTGGTGGCGATCACCGACCGGCCGTGGGATGGCTTCGTCAGCGCCGTACGCAAGGCCAACCTGAGCGTACCGCCGCTGGTGCTCGAGCAGGCTGCCCAGGAGCCCGAGCCAACACCTGCCGCCGCGCCTGCCGGGGAGGCCGTACCGGCCCCCGCGCCGGCCGTCGATGGCGACGCGCCAGCCGCCGAGGCCAAGCCGTAA